A stretch of Spirosoma oryzicola DNA encodes these proteins:
- a CDS encoding phosphatase PAP2 family protein — protein sequence MRDAINQVDTALFLWLNSLYASWLDPVMIFATERNTWFPFYALLIGWLIFRYRKQALWMVLTLAAAVAISDQTSSALLKPLTLRLRPCHVPALQKLIHPVMECGGPYGFASSHAANTFALATGLWLLVGQQYPWAKWVFLWAVFVSYSRIYVAAHYPLDVLAGAGIGVLAATLCVTTLRSLQARSANRKAV from the coding sequence TTGCGCGACGCAATCAATCAAGTAGATACCGCACTTTTTTTGTGGCTCAACAGCCTGTACGCATCCTGGCTTGATCCGGTCATGATTTTCGCTACCGAGCGAAATACCTGGTTTCCGTTCTACGCGCTACTTATCGGATGGCTCATATTTCGTTATCGCAAACAGGCCCTCTGGATGGTGTTGACCCTAGCCGCAGCGGTAGCCATCAGCGATCAGACGTCATCGGCCCTGCTCAAACCGCTCACCCTTCGGTTACGACCCTGTCACGTTCCGGCGTTGCAGAAACTGATTCACCCCGTGATGGAATGTGGTGGTCCTTACGGCTTTGCCTCATCTCATGCCGCCAATACCTTCGCGCTGGCAACGGGTCTCTGGCTGCTCGTTGGGCAGCAGTATCCTTGGGCCAAGTGGGTCTTTCTTTGGGCAGTTTTTGTCTCATACAGTCGTATTTATGTAGCGGCTCATTATCCACTCGACGTGTTAGCCGGAGCGGGCATTGGCGTGCTGGCAGCAACGCTTTGCGTAACCACACTTCGCTCACTACAAGCGCGATCCGCCAATCGAAAGGCTGTTTAG
- a CDS encoding dienelactone hydrolase family protein — MDQRIINLFDEYTHKPLKRDDFLKRLAKLTGSMASALATLPLLEINYAHAETITRQDDRIKAESVTFPGSDTTMKGYLARPAAAGKYPAVVVIHENRGLNPHIEDVTRRMALAGFLALAPDALSGAGGTPTDEAQVRELFGKLDAQKTRENFVKALDYLKSRPDSTGKLGAVGFCWGGAMANQLAVHDPDLKAAVPFYGRQPEAADVPKIKAAVQLHYGGLDERINAGIPAYEEALKKARVPYELYVYEGAQHAFNNDTAPTRYNEAAAKLAWGRTIKFLKDKLV, encoded by the coding sequence ATGGATCAGCGGATTATCAATCTTTTCGACGAATACACGCACAAGCCTCTCAAACGTGACGACTTCCTCAAACGACTCGCCAAGCTGACGGGTAGTATGGCCTCCGCTCTCGCGACCTTACCCCTATTGGAAATTAACTACGCCCATGCCGAAACGATAACCCGACAGGATGACCGCATCAAAGCAGAATCGGTTACGTTTCCGGGTTCCGATACGACCATGAAAGGGTATCTGGCTCGACCGGCTGCGGCAGGCAAGTATCCGGCTGTCGTCGTTATTCACGAGAACCGGGGGTTAAATCCGCATATTGAAGATGTCACGCGTCGGATGGCTTTGGCCGGATTCCTCGCGCTGGCTCCCGATGCGCTTTCTGGCGCAGGAGGAACGCCCACCGATGAAGCACAGGTTCGTGAGTTATTTGGCAAACTGGACGCTCAGAAAACGCGCGAAAACTTTGTCAAAGCCCTCGATTACCTGAAATCCCGACCAGACAGTACGGGCAAACTCGGTGCAGTCGGGTTCTGCTGGGGTGGCGCTATGGCGAATCAACTGGCTGTCCACGACCCGGACCTGAAAGCGGCTGTGCCCTTCTACGGTCGTCAGCCCGAAGCAGCGGACGTTCCCAAGATCAAGGCAGCGGTACAACTGCATTATGGCGGTCTTGACGAACGCATCAATGCCGGAATACCCGCATACGAAGAAGCTTTAAAAAAAGCGCGTGTACCGTATGAGTTGTACGTGTACGAAGGTGCTCAACATGCTTTCAACAATGACACCGCCCCTACCCGCTACAATGAAGCAGCCGCTAAATTGGCCTGGGGGCGAACGATAAAGTTCCTAAAAGACAAATTAGTGTAG
- a CDS encoding response regulator transcription factor, which yields MTSSQSSFPGKNPGLPKMNHRELHFLQLACSELTYVQIADRMHVSPRTVDGYREALFERLEVKSRVGLALWAVKAGLVVL from the coding sequence ATGACATCTTCTCAATCTTCCTTTCCGGGTAAGAACCCCGGTTTGCCTAAAATGAACCATCGTGAACTGCACTTTCTTCAGCTAGCCTGTTCAGAGTTGACCTATGTTCAGATTGCGGATCGTATGCATGTCAGCCCGCGCACCGTTGACGGTTACCGGGAGGCTCTCTTCGAGCGTTTGGAAGTGAAAAGCCGGGTTGGCCTGGCCCTGTGGGCTGTAAAGGCCGGACTGGTCGTATTGTAG
- the fumC gene encoding class II fumarate hydratase, with amino-acid sequence MEYRIEKDTMGQVQVPANVYWGAQTQRSIENFKIAQDINKMPREIIQAFAYLKKAAALTNLDAGVLPQEKSDLIGQVCDEILEGKLDDQFPLVVWQTGSGTQSNMNVNEVVAYRGHVLHGGQLTDEKKFLHPNDDVNKSQSSNDTFPTAMHIAAYKILLDVTIPGITKLRDTLAAKSKQFMNVVKIGRTHFMDATPLTVGQEFSGYVSQLDHGLRAINNSLAHLSELALGGTAVGTGINTPPNYSENVAKHIANVTGLPFVTAENKFEALAAHDAIVEAHGALKTVAASLMKIGNDIRMLSSGPRAGIGELHIPDNEPGSSIMPGKVNPTQCEAITMVAAQVMGNDVAINFGGALGHFELNVFKPVMIYNFLHSARLIGDACVSFNDKCAEGIEPIEANIKKHVDSSLMLVTALNTKIGYYKAAEIAQTAHKNGSTLKETALQLGYLTEDEFNEWVKPEDMVGEIK; translated from the coding sequence ATGGAATACCGCATCGAGAAAGACACGATGGGTCAGGTGCAAGTACCGGCCAATGTTTACTGGGGCGCGCAAACTCAGCGTTCCATCGAGAACTTCAAAATTGCCCAGGATATCAATAAAATGCCCCGCGAAATCATTCAGGCATTTGCGTATCTCAAAAAAGCAGCCGCACTGACGAATCTCGACGCGGGCGTTTTGCCGCAGGAAAAAAGCGATCTGATTGGTCAGGTGTGCGACGAAATTCTGGAAGGTAAACTGGATGATCAGTTTCCGCTGGTGGTGTGGCAAACGGGTTCGGGAACGCAGTCGAACATGAACGTCAACGAAGTGGTTGCGTACCGGGGACATGTGTTGCACGGTGGTCAGCTTACCGACGAGAAGAAATTTCTGCACCCTAACGACGATGTAAATAAGTCGCAGTCCTCGAACGACACGTTCCCGACGGCAATGCACATTGCCGCTTACAAAATCCTGCTCGATGTAACGATTCCGGGAATTACGAAACTGCGTGATACGCTGGCGGCTAAATCGAAGCAGTTCATGAACGTCGTCAAGATCGGACGGACCCACTTTATGGACGCTACGCCGTTGACGGTTGGTCAGGAATTTTCGGGCTATGTGTCGCAGCTTGACCACGGTTTGCGGGCGATCAACAACTCACTGGCTCACCTGAGCGAACTGGCGCTGGGCGGTACCGCCGTCGGTACGGGAATCAATACGCCCCCGAACTATTCGGAAAATGTGGCGAAGCACATTGCTAATGTAACCGGTCTGCCTTTCGTGACCGCCGAAAACAAATTTGAAGCGTTGGCTGCTCACGACGCGATTGTCGAAGCGCACGGTGCGCTGAAAACCGTGGCGGCAAGTTTGATGAAAATCGGTAACGATATCCGCATGCTGTCTTCGGGACCACGGGCGGGTATCGGCGAGTTGCACATTCCTGACAATGAACCCGGTTCATCGATCATGCCCGGTAAGGTGAATCCAACGCAGTGTGAGGCTATAACGATGGTAGCCGCGCAGGTGATGGGTAACGACGTGGCGATCAACTTTGGCGGTGCTCTGGGACATTTCGAACTGAACGTGTTCAAGCCCGTCATGATCTACAACTTCCTGCACTCGGCCCGGCTCATTGGCGATGCCTGCGTATCGTTCAACGACAAATGCGCCGAAGGTATCGAACCGATTGAAGCGAACATCAAAAAACACGTTGATTCTTCGCTGATGCTGGTAACGGCGCTGAACACCAAGATCGGCTATTACAAAGCCGCCGAAATTGCGCAGACGGCTCACAAAAACGGTTCTACACTGAAAGAAACCGCGCTGCAACTCGGCTACCTGACCGAAGACGAGTTCAACGAGTGGGTAAAACCAGAAGACATGGTCGGCGAGATCAAGTAA
- a CDS encoding PIG-L deacetylase family protein, with protein sequence MTSGIDKAHLLEDLAVSIDPQDLSRIGRTLVIAPHPDDESLGCGGTIALLREQGYSVHVLFVSDGTLSHPNSPSYPAERLRQLRESEALEALRILNVSPDNCTFMRQKDRQVATPDRAGFDDAVHFMHTLLLDVDPQTVLVPWRRDPHPDHRASWQILTGAIARLPNRPRVLEYLIWLWELGHDRDMPGPNEMQVWRMPILSVMDQRNQAIAAHRSQVTRLINDDPTAFYLSPELLTHFEAPRELFLEEKKKA encoded by the coding sequence ATGACCTCTGGCATTGATAAAGCGCATCTTTTGGAAGACCTTGCTGTCTCGATTGATCCTCAGGACCTGAGTCGTATCGGACGTACGCTGGTCATTGCCCCGCATCCCGACGACGAATCGTTAGGATGTGGTGGTACGATTGCCCTTTTGCGGGAACAGGGCTATAGCGTGCACGTGCTATTTGTGAGTGATGGAACGCTGTCGCACCCTAATTCGCCCAGCTACCCCGCTGAGCGGCTGCGTCAGTTGCGTGAATCAGAAGCACTGGAAGCCCTCCGTATTCTGAACGTGTCACCCGACAACTGTACATTCATGCGACAGAAAGACAGGCAGGTTGCGACACCGGATCGGGCAGGCTTCGACGATGCCGTCCATTTTATGCATACGCTGCTGTTGGATGTTGACCCGCAAACCGTACTGGTACCCTGGCGTCGCGACCCCCATCCAGACCATCGGGCTTCCTGGCAAATTCTGACGGGGGCGATTGCCCGGCTTCCGAATCGTCCGCGCGTGCTGGAATACCTGATCTGGTTGTGGGAGTTAGGCCATGACCGTGACATGCCTGGACCGAACGAAATGCAGGTGTGGCGTATGCCCATTCTGTCGGTTATGGACCAACGCAATCAGGCTATTGCGGCTCATCGCTCGCAGGTGACCCGATTGATCAACGACGATCCGACGGCTTTCTATCTGTCGCCGGAGTTACTTACGCATTTCGAAGCACCGCGTGAGTTATTTCTGGAGGAAAAGAAAAAAGCTTAA
- a CDS encoding glycosyltransferase, which translates to MQTAVDEVLTDPSVNPFLFPAPPSTLLQLSVIVPARNEAHHLTHTLDALRNQQDSAGNPLDPATYEVLLLVNNCTDHSYKVARQYQQTYSDFPLHISEIHLPATKANIGTVRRLLMDEAYRRLTISGSSNGIIASTDGDTVVDKHWVYYIMQEIAKGNDAVGGRILTHPEQSLVRLYHLRNVMYRTLVARAEAILDPSSNDPWPRHFQHFGASIAVTCRVYDQAGRLPEKPYLEDEAFYKALLRMDAKVRQSPHVKVFTSTRTDGRVDIGFSEQLRFWANLDHSGKDQLVEPPAALILKFRNRQKLRAYWHNRSQATGLNDLTPIAQELCIDDQWLKIELKMNPFFGQLWEKVEAKMQQGQWSACWQLVPITTAIQDLRTFLRPYIDA; encoded by the coding sequence ATGCAAACCGCAGTTGACGAAGTACTGACTGATCCGTCTGTAAATCCATTTTTGTTCCCGGCTCCCCCTTCTACACTGCTGCAACTAAGTGTAATTGTTCCGGCTCGCAACGAAGCACACCACCTTACCCATACGCTGGATGCACTTCGAAATCAACAGGACAGCGCGGGCAATCCGCTCGATCCGGCTACTTACGAAGTTTTGTTACTGGTTAATAACTGCACTGATCATTCTTACAAAGTGGCTCGTCAGTACCAGCAAACGTATTCTGACTTTCCCCTGCATATTTCCGAAATTCATCTGCCAGCCACAAAAGCCAATATTGGTACGGTTCGCCGACTCCTGATGGATGAAGCGTACCGAAGACTGACAATCTCCGGAAGTTCAAACGGGATTATTGCCTCGACGGATGGCGATACGGTCGTTGACAAGCACTGGGTTTATTACATCATGCAGGAAATCGCCAAGGGTAACGATGCCGTTGGCGGACGCATTCTGACCCATCCTGAACAGAGTTTGGTGCGGCTCTATCACTTGCGCAACGTGATGTACCGGACATTGGTCGCCAGAGCCGAAGCGATTCTCGATCCATCGTCGAACGACCCGTGGCCCCGGCATTTTCAGCATTTTGGAGCCAGCATTGCCGTCACCTGTCGCGTGTATGACCAGGCGGGTCGCCTGCCCGAAAAGCCGTACTTGGAAGATGAAGCGTTTTATAAAGCGCTCCTGCGGATGGACGCCAAGGTTCGACAAAGCCCGCACGTGAAAGTGTTTACCTCAACGCGCACGGACGGACGGGTAGACATAGGCTTTTCGGAGCAGTTGCGCTTTTGGGCGAATCTCGATCATTCCGGCAAAGACCAACTGGTAGAACCACCCGCAGCCCTTATTCTTAAATTTCGAAATCGGCAAAAACTACGTGCTTACTGGCATAACCGCAGTCAGGCAACGGGGCTAAACGACCTGACCCCGATTGCTCAGGAACTATGCATTGACGATCAGTGGCTTAAGATCGAGCTAAAAATGAACCCATTCTTTGGACAGCTTTGGGAAAAGGTAGAAGCCAAAATGCAGCAGGGGCAGTGGTCAGCCTGCTGGCAGCTGGTCCCGATAACAACGGCTATTCAGGACCTGCGCACATTTCTTCGGCCTTATATCGATGCGTAA
- a CDS encoding class I SAM-dependent DNA methyltransferase → MQSLPTTYFDDVYRANSDPWAFETSPYEKAKYEATVAALPNDRYENAFEIGCSIGVLSALLAQRCEKLLSVDASELPLEAARQRLAPYLNIAVRQMSIPNDFPDGHFDLIVMSEVGYYLVIDDLKRARQLMVDHLDTNGHLLLVHWTPFVHDYPLTGDQVHEHFLEIAGEGKSLTHLLGQRTDKYRMDLFVKR, encoded by the coding sequence ATGCAAAGTTTGCCAACTACCTATTTCGACGATGTTTACCGGGCTAACAGCGATCCCTGGGCGTTTGAAACAAGTCCTTACGAGAAGGCCAAGTACGAAGCAACCGTAGCCGCTTTACCGAACGATCGTTATGAAAATGCGTTCGAGATAGGCTGTTCCATCGGAGTCCTGAGTGCACTGCTGGCGCAGCGGTGCGAAAAACTGCTTTCGGTAGATGCCAGTGAATTGCCGCTTGAAGCCGCCCGTCAGCGGTTAGCGCCTTATCTAAACATCGCTGTTCGTCAAATGAGTATACCTAACGACTTCCCGGATGGCCATTTCGATCTCATCGTGATGTCTGAAGTCGGGTATTATCTGGTGATCGACGACTTAAAACGAGCGCGGCAATTGATGGTTGATCACCTCGATACGAACGGGCATTTACTGCTTGTTCACTGGACACCTTTTGTGCATGACTATCCGCTGACGGGCGATCAGGTTCACGAGCATTTTCTCGAAATTGCGGGTGAAGGAAAATCGCTAACCCATCTGCTGGGTCAGCGGACAGACAAATACCGGATGGATCTTTTTGTCAAGCGATGA
- a CDS encoding sugar phosphate isomerase/epimerase family protein encodes MLNLGFVSAILADYDLNSVLKFAAEHNFKCVEVMCWPSGNADARRYAGVTHIDVDHLNVEQVHHLTQQHGVSISGLGYYPNPLDPNPEQAEFYREHIKKIIRAAAKLGIPVVNTFIGRNPLLSVADNLKLYAEHWPAIVKVAEENNVKIGIENCPMWFTDDEWPGGKNLATTPAIWDRLFDIIPSRALGLNYDPSHLIWQIMDEVKPIYDYRDRLHHIHLKDVKLYRDKLDRVGIMANPLEYHSPKLPGLGDVRWRNFFAALTDVRYRGPVCIEVEDKAYEGSAEDVRTAILTARNYLSQFLVL; translated from the coding sequence ATGCTCAACCTTGGTTTTGTATCGGCGATTCTGGCCGATTATGATTTGAATAGTGTCCTGAAATTTGCCGCTGAACACAATTTCAAATGCGTCGAAGTGATGTGCTGGCCAAGCGGCAACGCTGATGCACGTCGGTACGCGGGCGTGACCCACATTGACGTAGATCATCTGAACGTCGAGCAGGTTCACCACCTAACGCAGCAGCACGGCGTTTCCATTTCTGGCCTGGGTTATTATCCGAACCCCCTTGATCCGAATCCGGAGCAGGCTGAATTCTACCGCGAACACATCAAGAAAATTATCCGGGCAGCCGCCAAGCTGGGTATTCCCGTTGTCAACACGTTTATTGGGCGCAACCCATTATTGAGCGTAGCAGACAACCTGAAACTGTATGCTGAGCACTGGCCCGCTATTGTCAAGGTGGCCGAAGAAAACAACGTCAAAATCGGTATTGAAAACTGTCCCATGTGGTTTACGGATGACGAATGGCCGGGCGGTAAAAACCTGGCAACGACTCCGGCTATCTGGGATCGGCTGTTTGACATCATTCCCTCCCGCGCGTTAGGACTGAACTACGATCCGAGCCACTTGATCTGGCAGATCATGGACGAAGTAAAACCCATCTACGACTACCGCGACCGACTGCATCACATTCACCTGAAAGACGTGAAGCTGTACCGCGACAAATTAGACCGGGTGGGTATTATGGCAAACCCTCTGGAATACCATTCACCAAAGCTGCCGGGTCTGGGCGATGTGCGCTGGCGTAACTTCTTTGCCGCGCTGACTGATGTACGCTACCGGGGTCCGGTTTGCATTGAGGTTGAAGACAAAGCGTATGAAGGTAGCGCCGAAGACGTACGCACGGCTATTCTAACGGCCCGCAATTACCTGAGTCAATTTTTGGTTTTGTAA